ATGTCATGTAGTTGTCCCGTCCAAAGCTGATACGCGATTTTCACCACTACACAGtgacagtgctaacatgctaatgtttagcaaTTGTAGCCTACCGTTTACCATCTAACATTTTCTAGTTAGCACTAAGCACAGTACAACTTCAGATGGGAATGTTGTTAGTTTAGCAGGTatttgataataaaataaagcaccagacaaaatgaaatgatgacCAGCTGATGGcgcaaaatgtcattttgattcATCCTGTGACATAAATGTCTGCACCAAAATTTGTTAAGATATTGAAGTCTGGACCTGGAAATGTTGGATCCTCACCTGACAGACCAACATTTccagctgctagcatggcttaAATTTCCACAAAGATTTTActtcactttcttcttcttcttgtgaattcatcaaatatttgaattttcatgaataaatacaaaaaattccccaaaacattttcactgctcACCTCTGGAAGACGTATGAGCAGCTAATTAAAGATGATCTACCATCTAAACTTTGTTGACACCAACAATTCTTTGCAGACACTCGGTGAGGTTTTATCTATCTCTTGTTTTGACACAGCagtcttttgtttatttgacttgATAATGTAAAACCGCTGCAGTTTCTGAGCTACAGTATATGACACATGCTTTTGGAAAGTCAATCCTTCTCCTCGGTCGGTGCTCTGCTGCTCGCTCCACAGCTGTGGGTGGCAAAACAGTTTGACACAGCGCAGACGTGGATGGGAATCGGTGCCGTACTCAGACTGAGTGTAATTATTTTGCTCATTAGTTTACACTCCTCTCATTCTCTGTAGGTCACTGACAGCGAGGCGGTCAGAGACAATGCATCATCTCTTTCACTCCCTCTTTGGCTTTCAAACGACTCACTTCACACAACTGTGTGACTGGCAGCTTTTCAACTCGCTCAGAAAAGGACTTCACAAAGAGATGAAAATTAGCTGTTTTTTTGACAGCGCTTTTGTTAAACAACTCAGATGGGGGAGTGATCAAGGTTATCATGATGTGATTATAAGGAAATGTAATACAGCAACAGTTTTAAATTACACGTccaccatttttatttatacaagAATGACttaaagcagagaaaagagtAATGAGTGAacaagaaatgtttgtttttgtgtgaaggTCTAGCTTGTTAAGATGAAcctgtgagataaaaaaaaaaaaagtcatgtcaGTTCAGGAAACTGACATGACAATGTGACTTCCTGGAGCTTGTTTGTTTACCTGTCCACGTCTCGACGGTTGTAGCCGCTGTCCATTTTTGTGCTGATGATTCCTGCAGCAGTGTAGCCAGATTTCAACTCTTCAGTATCAGCACGATGACAGAACctgtaaaataatgttttttttgttaagtgGATATTTGCCAACTAAGCAGATGCTTGGAGAATATCTCCCAGTCAATCTAGAAAGTACTTACGTGCTCTTATAATGTGTCGTGAAGTGTGAACGATCGTAAGGTGTGTCAGGGAAAGTCTGGTTGTTGGGAGCATTCAGAAGAGACCCTGTGGCCTcctagaaaacacaacaacagacttAAGAAAATACTCAAGATAACAAGAAAGGATAAAGCAAAAAACTATGAGATAAAAATGTATAACCTTTTTCCCAATGGTCTTCGCAGTCGGTGCATTACTTTGAGTTTGCTGCGATGGCAGAAGGGAGCTCTAGAGGAGCGGAGTGAAGGATGTTGAAGTTAAAGTGAAATCATTCAAATCTACTACAGCTGACTGGGAGGAAGTCAATACGTACCGGGCAGGCCAAAGGAGCAATGGCACCTCGAGTGAACCCTGTTTCTCGAGAAGAGAGGCTGCACAGGCCCGGCCTCGCCTCAGCGCCCTCAAATGAGGCAAAGAAACACATAGTTACACTGAACAGACTGTGGAAAATAATATTACAtccttttaaaagaaaagtcagagtgAGAGAGGTTGTGTGGGTCAACCTGCAGAAATGTTGGCGGCATGAAGTCACTTTTCATCACTGAGCTGCGAGTCTGGTGAGATTCAACCTGAAGACAAAATAGTGAGAGTAGACGTtgcaggaagagagacagagcgcGGAGCGTAACAATGACCTGCTGATATTATCGTGCATCTCCAGAGACAATACTTACTATGCAGCTTTTTCTGTCCTGAAATGTGTAATGTTGGAGGTCTGTTCCTTCTGTGAAACCACTTTTTCCTTTCGGACCCACAGTCACCAGGTTCTGGGAAACTGGAGGACATGCAACAGTGTAAAGCACTCCAACAGGtcataataaagaaataatgcTCCTGAATTCGTTGttttgtacggaagccctaaagggccatgcattcatacattttatttcctccgttttcccgtgataacgagttaatttcatttgttttctcgagatctcgagttattatctcgaaataacaactgccgttttcccgagataacgagataattaattcgagatctcgagataacgaaactttgttttcccgagataacgatataattaattcgagatctcgagataacgaaactttgttttcccgagataacgatataattaattcgagatgttgagaaaacaaaacgatagtgtagtatattaaatcattgcaggaaacatcattcagtgtagcaatgtcagaggagcaggagcatatcgatcacctcgtcacatatcttttcaatcaaggcctgacacaggctgaaa
This sequence is a window from Pagrus major chromosome 8, Pma_NU_1.0. Protein-coding genes within it:
- the saxo4 gene encoding stabilizer of axonemal microtubules 4, whose protein sequence is MASWDVGINRLLLSDNYVSQTKRHYQPHIQPDYYSRPLPNLVNKHRQSGFHQLKSHPKTVTAEEKTEYQRLFVPHPLTSTVSQNLVTVGPKGKSGFTEGTDLQHYTFQDRKSCIVESHQTRSSVMKSDFMPPTFLQGAEARPGLCSLSSRETGFTRGAIAPLACPSSLLPSQQTQSNAPTAKTIGKKEATGSLLNAPNNQTFPDTPYDRSHFTTHYKSTFCHRADTEELKSGYTAAGIISTKMDSGYNRRDVDRFILTS